A genomic region of Vitreoscilla filiformis contains the following coding sequences:
- a CDS encoding cyanophycin metabolism-associated ABC transporter: MHSSSSEPVVGANEVPLACAENVIARCDVDLNDRLHFASGQLVLTDQRLLARMAGASEWQSWPLRTGLQLRHHDHAGIATLTLQTETERVMAWRCTLALNVQALRFVRRFEQRLDELARGATTEANDPALCPTCHAPLPPESDECPACERELNTPPSTWVLLRLGRFAKPYQGQLLAGFLLMLASTGATLVPPYLTIPLMDEVLIPFQSGQQIDTGYVLLLLAGLLGSGLLAWGLGWARTWILALVSERIAADLRTTTFDHLMTLSLDYFGAKRTGDLISRVGSETDRISVFLSLHALDFATDVLMLLMTSIILFSINPWLALVTLLPLPFIAWMIHTVRDRLRTGFEKIDRVWGDVTNVLADTIPGIRVVKAFAQEKRESGRFKEANQQNLAVNDKLNKTWSLFSPTVTLLTDMGLLVVWAFGIWQVSRGDITVGVLSAFLAYIGRFYGRLDSMSRIVSVTQKAAAGAKRIFDILDHVSNVPEPAQPVPSAARLQGAVTIRDIGFRYGNRSVIRGLNLDIRPGEMIGLVGHSGSGKSTLVNLICRFYDVTEGAILVDGTDIRRYAVGDYRRHIGLVLQEPFLFFGTIAENIAYGKPDATREQIIAAARAAHAHEFILRLPQGYDSLVGERGQGLSGGERQRISIARALLIDPAILILDEATSAVDTETEKEIQKALDNLVQGRTTIAIAHRLSTLRKADRLVVMDRGEVVEVGPHDALMAAQGAYWRLYEAQARRAEADGEGGLEHEAALLAHQVPQPNAHTAA; encoded by the coding sequence ATGCATTCTTCTTCTTCAGAACCTGTTGTGGGTGCCAATGAGGTGCCGCTGGCGTGTGCCGAAAACGTCATCGCCCGCTGTGACGTTGACCTCAACGACCGGCTGCACTTCGCCAGCGGCCAGTTGGTGCTGACCGATCAGCGCCTGTTGGCCCGCATGGCCGGGGCTTCCGAGTGGCAAAGTTGGCCGCTGCGCACCGGGTTGCAACTGCGTCACCACGACCACGCCGGCATCGCCACCCTGACGCTGCAAACCGAAACCGAGCGCGTGATGGCATGGCGCTGCACGCTGGCGCTCAACGTGCAAGCGCTGCGTTTTGTGCGGCGGTTTGAACAGCGGCTGGACGAGCTGGCACGCGGCGCCACCACCGAAGCGAACGACCCCGCGTTGTGCCCCACCTGCCACGCGCCGCTGCCACCCGAAAGCGACGAATGCCCCGCCTGTGAGCGTGAACTCAACACGCCGCCGTCCACGTGGGTGCTGCTGCGCTTGGGGCGGTTTGCCAAGCCGTATCAGGGCCAGTTGCTGGCGGGTTTTCTGCTGATGCTGGCCAGCACGGGGGCCACCTTGGTGCCACCGTACCTGACGATTCCGCTGATGGACGAGGTGCTGATTCCGTTCCAGAGCGGGCAGCAAATCGACACCGGTTATGTGCTGCTGTTGCTGGCGGGCTTGCTCGGTTCGGGTTTACTGGCGTGGGGCTTGGGTTGGGCGCGCACCTGGATCTTGGCGCTGGTGAGCGAGCGCATCGCCGCCGACTTGCGCACCACAACGTTCGATCATTTGATGACCCTGTCGCTCGATTACTTCGGCGCCAAGCGCACGGGGGATTTGATTTCCCGCGTCGGCTCGGAAACGGATCGCATCTCGGTGTTTCTGTCGCTGCACGCGCTGGATTTCGCCACCGATGTGCTGATGCTGCTGATGACTTCGATCATCCTGTTCTCCATCAATCCTTGGCTGGCGCTGGTGACGCTGCTGCCGCTGCCCTTCATCGCTTGGATGATCCACACCGTGCGCGACCGGCTGCGCACCGGTTTCGAAAAAATCGACCGCGTTTGGGGTGATGTGACCAACGTGCTGGCGGACACGATTCCGGGCATTCGTGTGGTCAAGGCGTTTGCGCAGGAAAAGCGCGAGTCGGGGCGGTTCAAAGAGGCCAACCAGCAAAACTTGGCGGTCAATGACAAGCTGAACAAAACCTGGAGCTTGTTCTCCCCCACCGTCACGCTGTTGACCGACATGGGGTTGCTGGTGGTCTGGGCCTTTGGCATCTGGCAGGTGAGCCGGGGGGACATCACGGTGGGCGTGCTGTCGGCGTTCCTGGCCTACATCGGGCGGTTTTATGGGCGTTTGGATTCGATGAGCCGCATCGTGTCGGTGACGCAAAAAGCCGCTGCCGGGGCCAAGCGCATTTTTGACATCCTGGATCACGTCTCCAACGTGCCCGAGCCGGCGCAGCCTGTGCCCTCGGCGGCGCGGCTGCAAGGCGCGGTGACGATCCGCGACATTGGGTTCCGCTACGGCAACCGCTCGGTGATCCGGGGTTTGAACTTGGACATTCGCCCCGGTGAAATGATCGGCCTGGTGGGGCACAGCGGTTCGGGCAAGAGCACGCTGGTCAACTTGATCTGCCGGTTTTATGACGTGACCGAGGGCGCCATCCTCGTCGATGGCACGGACATTCGCCGCTACGCCGTGGGTGACTATCGCCGCCACATTGGCCTGGTGCTGCAAGAGCCGTTTTTGTTTTTTGGCACCATCGCCGAGAACATCGCTTACGGCAAGCCGGACGCCACCCGCGAACAAATCATCGCCGCTGCCCGCGCTGCGCACGCCCACGAGTTCATCCTGCGCTTGCCGCAAGGGTATGACTCGCTGGTGGGCGAGCGCGGCCAAGGTTTGTCGGGTGGGGAGCGACAGCGCATCAGCATTGCCCGGGCGCTGTTGATCGACCCGGCCATCCTCATCCTCGACGAAGCCACCTCGGCGGTGGACACCGAAACCGAGAAGGAAATCCAAAAGGCGCTGGACAACCTCGTCCAAGGCCGCACCACGATTGCCATTGCGCACCGGCTGTCCACGTTGCGCAAGGCGGATCGCTTGGTGGTGATGGATCGCGGCGAGGTGGTCGAAGTGGGCCCGCACGATGCGTTGATGGCGGCGCAAGGCGCGTACTGGCGTCTGTACGAAGCCCAGGCTCGCCGGGCTGAAGCCGATGGCGAAGGGGGCTTGGAGCACGAAGCCGCGTTGTTGGCGCATCAAGTGCCGCAGCCCAATGCCCACACTGCCGCGTGA
- a CDS encoding cyanophycin synthetase, with product MNTAPRRDITLERITYLRGPNIWTYRPVMEVWLDLGELEDYPSNLLPGFNDRLLALLPALEEHHCGVGERGGFIQRLREGTWAGHILEHCVIELLNLAGMPTGFGQTRSTSRHGVYRMVFRARNEEVGRVALQQGHALLSAALNDEAFAVPAAVEAIRQAIDDCYLGPSTASIVAAATDRGIPHIRLNDGNLVQLGHGARQRRIWTAETDLTSAIAENIACDKDLTKTLLTSVGVPVPEGQVVDSPAEAWEAAEDIGLPVVVKPTDGNHGRGVSLDLRTREEVEAAWPIADAEGSEVIVERYIRGDEHRVLVVGGKVVAATRGESLWITGDGRSTVVQLIDSQLNTDPRRGEAEEFPLETIKLDREPVIRLVLERQGLTGESVPAAGREVLVQRNGNLTIDCTDDVHPDVAQIVSLAARVVGLDIAGIDLVTTDIGKPLAETGGAIVEVNAGPGLLMHLKPAEGQPRPVGQAIVDHLFPDGDAEPHIGRIPVVGVAGTRRSSLIARAVAWLIHLSGRHTALACDDGLFAGNRRIERARFRNNHQFWDAGHRLLMNREARAAVFQNPPALILDDGLPYDRCHVGLVTDFDGFTGLEHHDVRDAEQLYKVLRTQIDVVFADGAGVLNADEAAVLSLAELCDGEVVLYTQQGADGLSAAVRDHLAAGGRAAVLRHGCVRLVSAQGEQLGVDARKVLARHGLADDAAYTEALLAAAATAWAFGISPELIGAGLETFELHAPA from the coding sequence ATGAACACCGCACCTCGACGAGACATCACCCTTGAGCGCATCACCTATCTGCGCGGCCCCAACATCTGGACGTACCGGCCGGTGATGGAAGTCTGGCTGGATTTGGGCGAGCTGGAAGACTACCCCTCCAACCTGCTGCCCGGCTTCAATGACCGCCTGTTGGCCCTGCTGCCCGCGTTGGAGGAACACCACTGCGGCGTCGGGGAACGCGGTGGTTTCATCCAGCGCCTGCGGGAAGGGACGTGGGCCGGGCACATCCTCGAACACTGCGTCATTGAGCTGCTCAACCTGGCGGGCATGCCCACCGGCTTTGGTCAAACGCGCAGCACCAGCCGCCACGGCGTTTACCGCATGGTGTTCCGCGCCCGCAACGAAGAAGTGGGGCGCGTCGCCCTGCAACAAGGCCACGCGCTGCTGAGTGCGGCGCTCAACGATGAAGCCTTCGCGGTGCCCGCTGCCGTCGAGGCCATTCGCCAAGCCATCGACGATTGTTACCTCGGCCCGTCCACCGCCAGCATCGTGGCGGCGGCGACGGATCGCGGCATCCCGCACATCCGCTTGAACGATGGCAACTTGGTGCAACTCGGCCATGGTGCGCGCCAGCGCCGCATCTGGACAGCCGAAACCGACCTGACCAGCGCAATCGCCGAAAACATCGCCTGCGACAAGGATCTGACCAAAACCTTGTTGACCTCGGTCGGCGTGCCCGTGCCCGAAGGTCAGGTGGTGGACAGCCCCGCCGAAGCCTGGGAAGCCGCCGAAGACATCGGCCTGCCCGTGGTGGTCAAGCCCACCGACGGCAACCATGGCCGGGGTGTGAGCCTCGATCTGCGCACCCGCGAGGAGGTGGAAGCCGCGTGGCCCATCGCCGATGCGGAAGGTAGCGAGGTGATCGTCGAGCGCTACATCCGGGGCGATGAACACCGGGTGTTGGTGGTGGGCGGCAAGGTCGTGGCGGCCACACGCGGCGAAAGTCTGTGGATCACCGGCGATGGCCGCTCCACCGTGGTGCAGCTCATCGACAGCCAGCTCAACACCGACCCGCGTCGCGGCGAGGCCGAGGAGTTTCCGCTCGAAACCATCAAGCTGGATCGCGAGCCGGTGATTCGCCTGGTGCTGGAACGCCAAGGCTTGACCGGGGAATCGGTGCCCGCTGCGGGCCGTGAAGTGTTGGTGCAACGCAACGGCAACCTCACCATCGATTGCACCGATGACGTCCACCCGGATGTGGCCCAAATCGTCAGCTTGGCCGCCCGCGTGGTCGGGCTGGACATCGCCGGCATCGACCTGGTGACCACCGACATCGGCAAACCCCTGGCCGAAACGGGCGGGGCCATCGTCGAAGTCAACGCCGGGCCGGGGCTGCTGATGCACCTCAAGCCCGCTGAAGGCCAACCGCGCCCGGTCGGCCAAGCCATCGTCGATCACCTGTTCCCCGATGGCGACGCCGAACCGCACATTGGCCGCATTCCCGTCGTCGGCGTGGCCGGCACGCGCCGCAGCAGCTTGATCGCCCGCGCCGTGGCTTGGCTCATCCACTTGAGTGGCCGCCACACCGCGCTGGCCTGCGACGACGGCCTGTTCGCCGGCAACCGCCGCATTGAGCGCGCCCGCTTCCGCAACAACCACCAGTTCTGGGACGCGGGCCACCGCCTGCTGATGAACCGCGAGGCCCGCGCCGCCGTGTTCCAAAACCCGCCGGCCCTGATCCTCGACGATGGTTTGCCGTACGACCGCTGCCACGTCGGCCTGGTGACCGATTTCGACGGCTTCACCGGCCTGGAACACCACGATGTGCGCGACGCCGAGCAGCTCTACAAGGTGTTGCGCACCCAAATCGACGTGGTGTTTGCCGACGGCGCCGGCGTGCTCAATGCCGACGAAGCCGCCGTGCTGTCCCTGGCCGAACTGTGCGACGGCGAGGTGGTGCTTTACACCCAACAAGGAGCCGATGGGCTGTCGGCGGCGGTGCGTGATCACCTGGCTGCGGGCGGTCGGGCAGCGGTGCTGCGCCACGGTTGCGTGCGGTTGGTCAGCGCCCAGGGCGAACAACTCGGCGTGGACGCTCGCAAAGTGCTGGCCCGCCACGGTTTGGCCGACGATGCCGCTTACACCGAGGCCCTGTTGGCCGCTGCGGCCACGGCCTGGGCGTTTGGCATCTCGCCCGAACTGATCGGTGCCGGACTGGAGACGTTTGAACTGCACGCCCCCGCCTGA